The sequence TATTTCGTAGCAGAACTTTGGTGTTTCGATGAATAAAGTCGTtttaattgttactttttcttagTTTCAAGTGGCAATGCATCTTCCGAAAACGACCTTGTAGAGCCTACGCGTATCAGGTCGTGTACAGGTGAAGCCTGTGGCCCGGTTCCCGTACGGGTATCCgtatgaaaagaaatttacatccCTATGTTTCACAGTGTCTTGTTTTTTGTCTTTTGGAAGAATTATCCCTGAAGATCTTGGGTTTTAAGGATATTGCAGTTGACAGTTGGTTTTTAAGTTGTATAATTTCTTCATAGTACATTATTATTTCTAATTCCTAAAAAATGCACTCTATGAAAGTCTCAGTGCGCTGTACAACACAGTTAAAAGTGGAAAAAATGATTGTACAAAACACAAGTGAAAACTGCACCAAGAGGAGATCGTTGGTGTCTTGTCGGAACATACAGGTCAATCAAATCGATCAAGTAAAGAGCTGCAGCCCCTCTGACAAtcttaaaaataattaataaaattttaaactgtcTACGAGGTTCGACAGGTAACCAATGTAGATCGATAAGAACAGGAGTGATGTGGTCAAACTTACGAATACACATGTGACCAGACGGGCAGCGGCATTCTGAACGCACTGCATATGATTTAGTGGGTCACTTGTAATGCTAGAAAGAAGACTGTTGCAGTAAGCAAGCTTGGAAGTCCAAAAGCATAATTACGTTTTTTCCGTAGTGGGTTTGTCAAGGATTTTTCGAATTTTACCTATCCTTGACAGAGAGAAATTTGCATTCTTATACAACTGAATAATATGATCGGACATGGAACCGTCCCCGTTGAGAATAACATCGCAAAGTTTTCCCAGCAGCCCGTGATATTTGTGTAAATAAAACTCGAAACGCATAttcggtatgtatgtatgtatgtatgtatgtatgtatgtatgtatgtatgtatgtgtaaccGATCACAGTGACTTGTTGAAATACTAgcctttttaaaagtttttcctGCTTCCTATCCCAAGGAGAGAATTTAACATACAGTATGTTTGTACGACACTACTATTGAAATCTGGGATTTGCCTTTTGAGCAGTTCCTTTTCTCAGTGGTATACTCCAATAGTTCACTTTATAGACTGAGTTGTAATTTTGCAGTGAATAATCTCAGGAATCCAACTTACAACTGTCTGAATTTACACAGGTGTTACAGCCTATGGATTTGCTCTGTATACAATGGTTGTGAGGGATGGCCATGGACATGGATTTCCTGCTGCATTTATAATTCTAAGTGAGGATTCCGAAGTGTGCTTGACCAAAGCATTCCatattataagggaaaaaaataGCATATGCCCAAGGTGAGTCCTATAGGTCATTGAATTGTAATACAATCCATAAAGTGGTAATTCAGCATGTGATGATCATACTGTCACCACATATTTTCAAGTGCATGTATACAAAATTACAATCACTACAATCGaagataaataattttatgttaaaGTATATCGTGCCTCGATTATTTTGGAATTTTGCACACAGTTCTGCGCAGTGTGTCACAGCGCACTCCCGGTATGCCAAAACAGCCCTTTCTCTCGATGTTTGTATGCATATTTCTATTGCCACCACTTATCACTTGTAAATACTAGAAAGAAACCCGTGTTACACTCGGGTATTCCTGTCAATGTTGATTTAAtcactttttatttatttagagAGGTCAAATTGTAAAACTAACATGAAGTTTGAAAATGAATTGGATGCACATGCTGTAGGACAACTCATTATTCAAATCGGTCAATTCTTTTCGCACAATGGAGTCATTTTTCACTGCTAGTATGCCTTTTGACCTcaccaaaacaaaataattccgAATGCTGACAGGAAGTTAGAATCGGGATTGGTATGCAATGATAATTTCTCTTCTCTGTACCAAGGGAATAATGTTTCATTAATACTGTATACTACACAgaattacatatttttaataatatattttattatacaaAAAACACACGTTTAGTGGTGCAATTTCTGACTTGCGGTCTAAATTTTGACCTTACCAGAAGACAATAGCAAATTAACCGTAGCTTAAATTaagaatttgattttcattcaaCGATAAGTTCTTTTCTTTACTGAGAGAATAACTGTTTCCACAAAGTAAAGAGACGCAACTTTTTGAATTGTTTTATCACGAAGACAGTGGATGCATAGGAGCAGAATATTCCCTATGTTGTGTAAGAACGCACTAAAAGTGAAAACTTTAGAGTAACTTGGCATTTGAATTGTCCTTTTTATTTTCGTTCTGTTGTATGTAATGTAGTTTATAATAAAACATTACTATTTGTTATTAACACCCATGATATTCCCATACTTTACCATCattttgttaccatggcaaccaaaATACCGGACATCCATTCAAAGCTATTAAACCATTCATTTAGACCAGCTTTGACTTCTCCTACCTTAAAAATgtacagggtgacccccccaatGTTTTAGCCTTATTTTCGTGCGCATAGCTAATATAAtttattctgaaaatttcaacaaatgtttaaatctgaaaatggcaaaaatagttTTATACGTGACAATTTTACGAAACTTAAAGTACGTAATTCGGCATTGAAAAGGAAACAGAATGATGATATAATGCAAACGAATGTCAACTTTGGTAAAATTGAAACGTTTGTGATAGGTCCATTCCATAATCACCGGAAAACATGTCTAGATAgccaaaataattatttttaaagCCGTTTCCAGAGGGTATTCGGAAGTATGTACCAACCGCGTATAATGGCCAATGGAGGGCGCTATATCCCAAAAATTTGATTGATGACCCAATATCTTTATTACATAAATAACACCTGTGGGTCATATTCTATCAGTACCATAAATTTCAAAGTGatcagaaaatatttaatttcgAGGTGCGTACCACATTAAAACAGTTTGTTCTGATGAGTTTCATATAGCTTCTTTAAGTTTAAAGATTCTCACATCACCCTGTCCTTTTATGGGCCGGTCAAAACTGCTTGTTATCTACGGGAAAGTTGTACTTGAATATAGAGAATTAAGGGTATAAGAATTCCCAGAAAGTTACCTGAGACGGTAAGattgggggtgggggtggggggtgcaGGGTGGGGGGGGTATTTGTATCAAaacagtgggaaaaaaatattatttaaaaaaaatcaatattgtatatttaatgGAAGGGTTAGGAGTTCACACACCATATGCAACTGACATTTCCAGTGGCTTTGTGTTTAGTGTTTGATTATTGCTTTGTAGTAAAAAGGTATCTTCTGTTCACACTATTAGGGCATTTATGATAGACAAAGATCTGAAGGAAGCCAATGCCATCAATGAAGCCTTCCCAGACTCCTCTATTTTACTGTGTTGGTTTCATGTTTTACAGGTAtaataatatacagatatattcaaaataaatagTCAAAAGCAgtagtttttattttattattagcATAGTTACTGTAAGAAATAAATTAACTTCAATAATTTAAGTTAATTTACTATTGAAttattcaaaaattaataatttttctAATGTGTTAAAGTTGATGAAGTATTAGCCTTTAtaatttttctccttttctaCAATCTGCACAAACAGTGAGCATCCATAAATCAGGTAAACATATACTATGGCTAAATAGTGTATTTTAGTGCTATATAATTTGAAGCACTTGTAAGTTATTCACCTTTTAAAGTAGATTTTTGTCTGTGCAGATgaggccaaggaaaaaaaaccctGTAAATTCCAGTAAACCTGATCTACCCTAATTCAAACCCCCAGACCCTAAACCATTTTTTTGCAACTTGAATGAAAATCTCATGAGATTACACGAGATTGGGcaacaaattgaaaattaaatgtaattttgatacTGTGTTGAgttaaaaatttataaaaaaaatgtcaacaaaatacaaaacatattCCAACCTATCTACCCTATTTCTGAAAACATACAAGTTTTTAATCTTGGCTGATCATAAATTTATATTGAGTCTATGAGCAATTATGCTATTGTTTTAAACTactatttttttgtaaagatacAATGAAAGTTTATCCATACTGTAACAATTGACAACTGACATTAACAAAACATCATAAGTCAAGATCTGTAACAATTTGTTGTACAATGATTACTATTTAATAGGCTGTACATAGATGGCTGCTCAAGCAAACATCTGGTTTATCTGGTGTTGGAAACAAAGAGAAGAGAAGTCAAGTCATTAGATTTATGACTGAATTGAAGAATTGTaatacagtgagtaatttataagcatgaaatctttgattttgCATTAACTACAATAAAATTGTTCTTCTGCCACACAACAAATTGTCTTGCTAACTCTGTCTTGATTGTGCCGTGTTATCAATATCGTCAAACAGTAGTCTATAATCTTGAGCAATATTGATCAGATGcactttcatttcaaaaattatatcaTGCATTAAGACTTCAAAAGTGTAAGAAGAATAATAAGTTTGTACCTTTACTCAGACATAAATTTCTGGTCATATAAAATTGCATCTTAATTGTTTCTCATTAATAGGAGAGTGAGTTCATGGCACTTGCCTGCACTGTCACTACTAGATTTGATAAGCCAGTAGTGACATATCTTGAAGACAACTGGCTACATATGCAAGTGGCAGTCATGTGGTCAAACTTTGGAAGGAGGTTTTTCCAtgaaaacagtgaaacaaataaCCTGGTAGAAAGGTATGTTTTATGATTAATTTAACCGGCATTGCATattattttttggtcaaatatcattttcttaTATATACTGGGTAGgatttcagtaatttgttgATCCTGATATGGTTGGCTTAAATTATACTTTGCATAATAAGCAGTTGTAAGATTGGGTTAGAAAGAATTGTTAATTCATGCAAACAGCATATTTATCAGTTTCTTTTTCAATAAGTTTGAATAAGACAGCTAAAAAGTCACTTTCTATGTATATTATAGTTTCAAATCAATTCTTATAGTATGGTACCCACAATGAGGCTTTACCCCTAAAATGGACCttcttgatgtttttatttttatattttttcaagaacaaACTGATTGCAGTATTATTAAAACATCAGAATTAGAAAGTGCATGTATAATAATAGAAAATGTGGTTCATCCATAGAAAACTGACTCAATAGCTTGGGTCTTTATGTATCGACTTAGAGGATGCTTAGCAACCAGGAATTTGTTTGCGTTTTTAATTAAGGCTGAGCTCTGCAActttaatgtttcactgaatgtactttgaaatagcaaTACAGAGAAAAAATGATTAAAAGCCCAGTATCTGTGATTTTTAGCTAATTTTGCAGAGTTTCTTACTGTGTATCAACTCCAGATGACGTATAGCACGATGACATTAGAATGTCACATAGCTATATGTTAGTAacaaccattgttattgttgactaaTGAGTTGAAGTCAAGAATATAGCATTCAATTTCCAATGTTATGTAGGTTTTTTGGTAACATGAAACACCACTTTCTGAATGGATATGCAAATCACAGGGTTGATGACCTTCTATTGCTGTTGGATTCAAAAGTACTAGGATACTATCGGTAAGTTTCACCAAACAATTCATCATGACGTCAACTTTCAAATCTCTCATGTCACTTGCTATTTGTCTGAGAATGAAAATATATGCTTAAGTCTTCATCAGTTTATGCTCTACTAAATAGcaatatggaaaaaaaaatattcttaggAGCTGAGATCTGAAGATGAAATAGACAAGAGACAAGTTCAAGCATAATTAGCAATTAAACTACCTTGTTTTCATCACTGTCATCAAATTTCCATGGGTTTCATAAGACTTAAAGTACAATGTGATTGTACCATAAGCTCATTTCAGATGCTGTGCTCAATCAGAATTTCCCCCCAATCAAATGTTTTGATGTATACCTGATACCTGCTTGCAATAGATATTCATGACCTTGAACATGTTCACTTGAGACCATTTCCGAAGGATGATCACCTATTTTTAAATAAACGTTACTGCAAATGAATTATGAACTGCCATTGCGATACTAGCTTttgaatgggggggggggggggggggggggaactgaAGCAGCAGCATCAGGGATCACTGATTCTCATTTTGCATGCTACTATGGctgtgtcacatgacctcagggAGTCATAATTAATATATAATACATGTTTAAAAGATTCAAAGGATTTCTTACTTagaatcaaaataaataaaaaagtctTAGGTAAATTCTcccaaaaaaatgtaattttttttcgatTCTTGTGATATTTTAGTTACACTACAGGATTGCAGGAGGCTGGTAGGCTGAGAAATCCAAGAAATGATAATCACAGCaagaaattggctgaagagtTGTTGACACAAAGTTGGAGTGAAAAAGTGAAGTGGGACAGCAGCTTTAAATGCCAAATACCATCTGCTAGTAATGATAGCATGAGCTATGAAGTGAATATTGTTGAATGCACATGTACATGTCCTGTCTCATCTAGTGCAGGTAAAAATTATTCACATTCAGGTATCATACTTAAAACTTTATCCTTTTGCTTTCTCTATAGAGAACAAATATCATGGAGAAAAATGGATTTGGACAAACCATGGCAGTTAAAGGATAATTGAAAGATAATTTTTCAAACTATTGCTCCACAAAATGATTCAGTAGTTACTTCTCCTAATTTTGATATGATGATATGTTGTGTGCATTCACCTACTTTTTTCAATGCACAATAAACACTGACAAAGGCTAAGCTCTGAACACTATGATGAAATAAGCTTGTATTCTGTAATCAGGGAATAGATGATTTTATGGCTGTACATTAGATTGAGGAATTGACAACCTAAATCTCAAATGTTTTAGCTATATGTTCTCCAAGCCAATTTTTACATTTGTGAAAGATATGATACCAGTTcaactttaaaataatttttttttcttattataACAGGAATGTGTAAACATCTGCATTTAGCACTGCAATTGGCTGAAGCACAGGGTAAACCAGCCTCATCTCAGAGAAAAGAAAAGGCATTAGAACTCTTCAATAATGGGGAATATTACTTGCAGGGTAACTCAATTATTACCTGCAGTGAGCAAAATGCTTCGAAGTTTAATCTATCCAGTAAGGCATGTACTTGCATTGCTGCAAGTCATGGCATAGCATGTGTATGCCAGCTACTTGCTGATCTGGTGACCAATGAAAAACAAGAGCAAGTTACTGATAatgagtttcaaaatgttgtagaAAGCAAAATAGCTGCTGATCCCCCAAAGTTATCAACATTACAAATGATTGAGGACATTTACACCTGGTCCAAAACTTGGGAGTTTGTTGATACTTGTCAACTGCATCAACAAGTAGCAAAAGTGCACCTTATGGCATTTTCCAAATTTGCCAAGAAAAGTGGTGGGAGGAGAATTCATGTACTTCATgaatatagaaaaaaaattgaaaaggcCAAGAAAATGATAAGGGACCATGATTATGCCCAGCCAAAAAGACTAAAGAGGCTAGTGAGGACTAAATCTTGTCCAAGTCAGAGTTTTCCAAAGAAAAGGGGAtcaatgcaaatgaaaaaacgAGGTAAACGTGCACGTAACATGGAAACTATTTATTCTTCAAagaataaatgtgaataaatgacAATGTAGATAAAATTTTAAGGCTATCGAAGGAGCTATTTCTAAACTATAACTGTTTAATATCTTGTTTTCAGAGTTTGacatctttttgttgcagtagatggcAAAATGCAGTGCAGTGGGAAAACCGGATATTTGGTCGCCATGGCTATAGATTCAAAGTTAGAATTTTGAGGCAAACGTATCTACTGAACGGAAAGTCATAGAACCACAGAATTTTTTCTAaagcattcagatgtatatgcaTTACCatatgaacctaaatctatgactgaATATGATGTcaatataatttgaattttggaCATCTCAGGGAgtgagaaaaattaataaatttcacaaatttccaTCTTGTTTCTACTGTGACATGTTTGGATAACCTTGTATCTTGAGGTtgattttgtatttaatttcacacatgttggctgattttgattgcatttcaaatatttttttaaaagtaatgaatgCCACAAAAAGCACATGCAGTACAAAACATAATTGTTAAGAatattggattgaaatgtttagaagataaaggtgatactcatacttcatgcaaagtttacgacctcaaaaaGGGGTATTGAACTAGTTTAATTTATCAGTTAGAATTCTAAACACAAAAGACTGATTATAATTGCTACGtgaaaaataaactgtttattATTGAAACAAGATTTATTTTATAGATCAGCATCATCATGcaattcatgtgagattcttcACCTGTTATGTGTATGGATACCATAACGTCTAACGCGGTCTGCTTTCTCATTTTATggctatacctgaatgaaaatctcCATATGCATTGCAGTGatatccaaaaaaaaaaatatcaaactaaaATAGTCAACGGAAATATCTTCCagattactcattgatctggtCTCAAGCTCACAATTTCCACTGTCATATTTCTACGTCTGAAAAAGCCGCTTCAGTAAGCAAGCAAGTGGTGACTATTTCGAACATGATGTCATAAGTCAGCAAAGTTTTGAGGCAACCAAAAATAGCTAATTGTCTGTTTTGAATATGTAATGAGACTAAGTAAAAAATGACCAGAGGTCAATGAAGAAAAATGcgatttttctcaatttttgttcatttttttgaagaatgatatagctgttctgaaagtatacatgtctAGGGTGACAATTAGGGGAAAAAtagaagttgatttttttagtattttgaatAACATTAGCCCTGATGGTGCCCTTAAAGaagattccgatgaacaatttatttttactttctGGCCTAACTTTAGTCCAAAATATTGGAAATACTTTCTTCAGTTTTgttccaaaaatgaaaaaagattcAAAGAAATACAGAAACAGTGCAGAAATCACTTGGAAAGCAGATATTGcctgtcatgaaatttttacaCTAGTGaaacatattgtaacattttgacattacattgtcatttttgtttcatttgagaAGAAATCTTCTGCTTACATAAAAACTTCAATCatgtcacatacatgtacttgctaAATTAAAGCCACAGTAGCAGTGTTTTCACttatttttgttaaactttgtGACCTATTCATATGAGTAGCCATACTGAATCATGGAAAATCGCCTACTAATTCCCCATTTTCGAGACAGGAATTTTCC comes from Ptychodera flava strain L36383 chromosome 8, AS_Pfla_20210202, whole genome shotgun sequence and encodes:
- the LOC139138627 gene encoding uncharacterized protein; amino-acid sequence: MESAFMDFVQKQAKPSVADTKVEVIRVFDEESVFVTKHLDLLKENGVGNFSRKKEYGTITQFKCERFRKPSGQSTGDPTKSRANACEAYVSYKFVYSADRCMKACIIRTKGHHTGHDLGNEEEKFVSRIHPDLVAYIELLAMQDKKCNYILSEIQKWSQSRGYFDMHDREYYPLPSDVKYIISTVRNQPHRDADDAVSVDSIIKSDFQGKILYYQPYHKQEQQPLIIIMQTPLQRDMMKKFGKTLIFVDATYSGVTAYGFALYTMVVRDGHGHGFPAAFIILSEDSEVCLTKAFHIIREKNSICPRAFMIDKDLKEANAINEAFPDSSILLCWFHVLQAVHRWLLKQTSGLSGVGNKEKRSQVIRFMTELKNCNTESEFMALACTVTTRFDKPVVTYLEDNWLHMQVAVMWSNFGRRFFHENSETNNLVERFFGNMKHHFLNGYANHRVDDLLLLLDSKVLGYYRYTTGLQEAGRLRNPRNDNHSKKLAEELLTQSWSEKVKWDSSFKCQIPSASNDSMSYEVNIVECTCTCPVSSSAGMCKHLHLALQLAEAQGKPASSQRKEKALELFNNGEYYLQGNSIITCSEQNASKFNLSSKACTCIAASHGIACVCQLLADLVTNEKQEQVTDNEFQNVVESKIAADPPKLSTLQMIEDIYTWSKTWEFVDTCQLHQQVAKVHLMAFSKFAKKSGGRRIHVLHEYRKKIEKAKKMIRDHDYAQPKRLKRLVRTKSCPSQSFPKKRGSMQMKKRGKRARNMETIYSSKNKCE